A stretch of Pseudoprevotella muciniphila DNA encodes these proteins:
- the map gene encoding type I methionyl aminopeptidase — MIYLKTDDEIELLRKANLLVAATLAEIAKIVRPGVTTREIDTLAEQFIRDNGAVPTFKGFPNPYGPEFPGAVCTSVNDVVVHGIPDDTPLKEGDLVSVDCGTKIDGFCGDSCYTFCVGEVREEVKQLLRVTKESLYKGIEQAVPGHRIGDIGSAVQQHVEAYGYGVVREMTGHGIGREMHEEPYVPNYGRRGNGKALKNGMCIAIEPMITMGSREIFLLEDRWSIATQDKLPAAHFEHTIAIHHGKPDILSSFEEVEKIEQQQH, encoded by the coding sequence ATGATCTACCTCAAAACGGATGATGAAATAGAGTTGCTGCGAAAAGCCAACTTGTTGGTTGCAGCAACATTAGCAGAAATAGCAAAAATTGTTCGGCCGGGTGTAACAACCCGAGAAATTGATACACTCGCCGAGCAGTTTATTCGCGACAACGGAGCCGTTCCCACGTTCAAGGGGTTCCCTAATCCCTACGGACCAGAATTTCCCGGTGCAGTATGCACATCAGTCAACGATGTCGTTGTACATGGCATACCTGACGACACTCCGCTAAAAGAAGGAGACTTAGTCTCAGTCGACTGCGGTACGAAGATAGACGGATTTTGTGGAGACTCCTGCTACACATTTTGCGTAGGAGAAGTCAGAGAGGAAGTAAAGCAATTACTTCGTGTAACTAAAGAATCCCTCTATAAGGGCATTGAACAAGCAGTGCCAGGTCATCGCATCGGCGACATAGGTTCGGCAGTTCAGCAGCATGTGGAAGCATACGGCTACGGAGTGGTGAGAGAAATGACAGGCCATGGCATAGGCAGAGAAATGCACGAAGAACCATACGTTCCAAACTATGGTCGCAGAGGAAATGGCAAAGCGTTGAAAAATGGTATGTGCATAGCCATCGAGCCCATGATAACCATGGGATCAAGAGAAATCTTCTTGCTTGAAGACAGGTGGAGCATTGCCACTCAAGACAAATTGCCAGCGGCCCATTTCGAACACACTATCGCTATCCATCATGGTAAGCCTGACATACTTTCATCATTCGAAGAAGTAGAAAAAATAGAACAACAGCAACATTGA